One window of Mauremys reevesii isolate NIE-2019 linkage group 4, ASM1616193v1, whole genome shotgun sequence genomic DNA carries:
- the GUCA1ANB gene encoding putative uncharacterized protein GUCA1ANB isoform X2 codes for MTQPGIPAGGIPSQVNGALKPGAPINACKRSKGRETAKALQDFPCPLRTSKDQSSPIGYRKDQSLASMFVPFVVHPGSHKPDSLKFVFYKSNYSNSYAPFYTAQKPTCGYRYCRDTDHTRKVMDVERANIVKWRPIVGTKPQLVTINPKQRN; via the exons ATGACGCAGCCGGGGATCCCCGCAGGGGGGATTCCCTCGCAG GTCAACGGGGCTCTGAAACCGGGAGCTCCCATCAATGCCTGCAAGAGATCAAAGGGAAGAGAAACAGCCAAAGCGTTACAGGATTTTCCTTGCCCCCTACGCACATCCAAGGATCAGTCGTCTCCAATAGGCTATCGTAAGGACCAATCTTTAGCCTCTATGTTTGTTCCTTTCGTCGTACACCCTGGGAGTCATAAGCCTGATTCACTCAAGTTTGTCTTCTATAAATCGAATTACTCTAATTCGTACGCGCCATTTTACACTGCGCAGAAGCCAACCTGTGGGTACCGGTATTGCCGGGACACCGATCACACCAGGAAGGTGATGGATGTAGAGAGGGCAAACATTGTCAAGTGGAGACCCATTGTGGGGACGAAACCACAGTTGGTTACAATAAACCCAAAGCAACGAAACTGA
- the GUCA1ANB gene encoding putative uncharacterized protein GUCA1ANB isoform X1 has translation MGKLSLCHHVGIYQRRAGVNGALKPGAPINACKRSKGRETAKALQDFPCPLRTSKDQSSPIGYRKDQSLASMFVPFVVHPGSHKPDSLKFVFYKSNYSNSYAPFYTAQKPTCGYRYCRDTDHTRKVMDVERANIVKWRPIVGTKPQLVTINPKQRN, from the exons ATGGGCAAGCTTTCCCTGTGTCACCACGTTGGTATTTATCAgcgtagagcaggg GTCAACGGGGCTCTGAAACCGGGAGCTCCCATCAATGCCTGCAAGAGATCAAAGGGAAGAGAAACAGCCAAAGCGTTACAGGATTTTCCTTGCCCCCTACGCACATCCAAGGATCAGTCGTCTCCAATAGGCTATCGTAAGGACCAATCTTTAGCCTCTATGTTTGTTCCTTTCGTCGTACACCCTGGGAGTCATAAGCCTGATTCACTCAAGTTTGTCTTCTATAAATCGAATTACTCTAATTCGTACGCGCCATTTTACACTGCGCAGAAGCCAACCTGTGGGTACCGGTATTGCCGGGACACCGATCACACCAGGAAGGTGATGGATGTAGAGAGGGCAAACATTGTCAAGTGGAGACCCATTGTGGGGACGAAACCACAGTTGGTTACAATAAACCCAAAGCAACGAAACTGA
- the GUCA1A gene encoding guanylyl cyclase-activating protein 1, with protein MGNMDGKSVEELSATECHQWYKKFMTECPSGQLTLHEFKQFFGLKNLSPASNKYIEQMFETFDFNKDGYIDFMEYVAALSLVLKGKVEQKLRWYFKLYDVDGNGCIDRGELLNIIKAIRAINRCNETMTAEEFTDMVFDKIDINGDGELSLEEFMEGVQKDEVLLEILTRSLDLTHIVRMIQNDGKNPQDSEQTEGAAE; from the exons ATGGGGAACATGGATGGGAAATCCGTGGAAGAACTGAGTGCCACCGAGTGCCACCAGTGGTACAAGAAGTTCATGACGGAGTGTCCCTCGGGCCAGCTCACCCTGCATGAGTTCAAGCAGTTTTTTGGTTTGAAAAATCTGAGTCCAGCATCAAACAAATACATTGAGCAAATGTTTGAGACATTTGACTTTAATAAG GATGGCTACATTGATTTTATGGAATATGTGGCAGCTCTGAGCCTGGTCTTGAAGGGAAAAGTGGAACAGAAGCTGAGATGGTATTTCAAGCTCTATGATGTGGATGGGAATGGCTGCATTGACAGAGGAGAATTATTGAATATCATCAAG GCTATTCGAGCCATTAACCGATGTAACGAAACAATGACCGCTGAGGAATTCACAGACATGGTGTTTGATAAAATCGATATCAACGGAGACG GCGAGCTCTCCTTGGAGGAGTTCATGGAGGGAGTACAGAAGGATGAGGTGCTCCTTGAAATCCTCACACGGAGCTTGGACCTGACGCACATTGTCCGGATGATCCAGAATGATGGGAAGAACCCACAGGACTCGGAGCAGACGGAAGGGGCGGCTGAATAG